In Zobellia roscoffensis, the following are encoded in one genomic region:
- a CDS encoding ligase-associated DNA damage response DEXH box helicase gives MNREELYDIALNWFQQQNWKPFKFQKDTWKAFLQGKNGLLNAPTGSGKTYALWFPIVLNYIKQNPQYKTKHKKGLKAIWITPLRALSQEIRQSAERVTADLETQMTVGIRTGDTTTKERAGQKKQMPDLLITTPESLQLLLATKGYDKIFKDCSAIVVDEWHELLGTKRGVQMELALSRLKTVSKDLRIWGISATIGNLEQARDVLLGPETEALENSLMIRANIKKKITVKSVIPKKMETFPWRGHLGLHLLEDVIPIINNSKTTLLFTNTRSQCEIWFQKILEKHPEFAGDMAMHHGSINKDTRNWVENAIRNEELKAVVCTSSLDLGVDFAPVETVVQIGGPKGVARFLQRAGRSGHRPGEESVIHFLPTHAIELIEASALQKAVKQNAVEDRMPYLNCYDVLLQYLTTLAISDGFYPNEIYKEISQTFCYQTLTRDQWQWLLNFLVMGSQSLQTYDEYKKVEVEEDGKFKVTNRGVAMRHRFQIGTIVGDVNLTVRYQKGGYIGSIEEFFVSKLNRGDVFTFAGRNLEFIRIKDMQVHVRNSTKKTNKISSWSGSRMTLSAQMSKLLREELYSSSEDKKYQSVEIRSLAHIFARQRRESIVPNPNEFLIETFKTREGYHHVFYPFEGRFVHEAMGSLLGYRISLLSPITFSLAFNDYGFELLSDQEIDMQQVIDNDLFTAEYLLDDLQKSLNATEMARRKFRDIAIISGMVFTGYPNKGIKMKHLQSNSQLLFEVFRDYEPENLLFQQAFTETFQHQLEEGRLRLSLERIAQQEIVWKPCKKATPFAFPLITDRLSREKLSSEKLADRIKRMSALLMKK, from the coding sequence ATGAATAGAGAAGAGCTATACGATATTGCCCTGAATTGGTTTCAACAACAAAACTGGAAACCTTTTAAGTTTCAGAAAGACACTTGGAAGGCTTTCCTTCAAGGTAAAAACGGACTATTGAACGCGCCAACCGGAAGCGGAAAGACCTATGCCCTTTGGTTCCCTATTGTTCTGAACTATATTAAACAAAACCCTCAATACAAAACAAAGCACAAAAAAGGACTTAAAGCAATCTGGATTACTCCTTTACGTGCCCTTTCCCAAGAAATACGGCAATCAGCGGAACGGGTCACAGCAGATCTAGAAACACAAATGACCGTTGGTATCCGTACCGGAGATACTACTACAAAAGAACGGGCAGGGCAAAAAAAGCAAATGCCGGACTTGCTCATTACTACTCCTGAAAGTCTGCAATTGTTACTAGCGACCAAGGGCTATGATAAAATCTTTAAGGATTGTTCCGCTATTGTGGTTGATGAATGGCATGAACTGTTGGGTACCAAGAGAGGCGTTCAGATGGAACTTGCCCTATCAAGACTAAAAACAGTATCCAAAGACCTTCGTATTTGGGGTATTTCTGCAACCATCGGTAACTTGGAACAGGCAAGAGATGTACTCCTTGGCCCGGAGACAGAAGCTTTAGAAAATTCCCTGATGATACGGGCCAATATTAAAAAGAAGATTACGGTCAAAAGTGTCATTCCAAAAAAAATGGAGACTTTCCCGTGGAGAGGACATTTAGGCTTGCATTTACTGGAAGACGTTATTCCCATTATCAATAATAGCAAAACTACTTTATTGTTCACCAATACGCGCAGCCAATGCGAAATCTGGTTTCAAAAAATTCTTGAAAAGCACCCTGAGTTTGCAGGCGATATGGCTATGCACCACGGCAGCATTAACAAAGACACACGTAACTGGGTGGAGAATGCCATTAGGAACGAAGAGTTGAAAGCGGTAGTCTGTACCTCTAGTTTAGATTTAGGAGTAGATTTTGCCCCAGTTGAAACCGTAGTCCAGATTGGAGGACCAAAGGGTGTGGCGCGTTTTTTACAAAGGGCAGGACGTAGTGGACACCGTCCTGGAGAAGAAAGTGTTATTCATTTTCTGCCCACCCACGCCATAGAACTTATTGAGGCTTCAGCACTACAGAAAGCAGTGAAACAAAATGCCGTAGAAGACCGGATGCCTTACCTAAATTGTTATGATGTACTCCTACAATATTTGACAACTCTTGCAATTTCCGATGGATTCTATCCCAACGAAATCTACAAAGAAATAAGTCAGACATTTTGTTATCAAACCTTGACTAGGGACCAATGGCAATGGCTATTGAACTTTTTGGTTATGGGTAGTCAAAGTCTTCAAACCTACGATGAATATAAAAAAGTAGAGGTTGAAGAAGACGGGAAATTTAAAGTCACCAATCGCGGGGTAGCCATGCGCCATCGGTTTCAGATTGGCACCATTGTGGGTGATGTAAACCTTACCGTCCGTTATCAGAAGGGAGGATATATTGGCTCTATAGAAGAGTTTTTTGTATCCAAGTTGAATAGAGGCGATGTTTTCACGTTTGCGGGCAGGAATCTTGAATTCATTAGAATAAAGGACATGCAAGTACACGTTCGGAACTCCACTAAAAAGACCAATAAAATTTCTAGTTGGTCCGGAAGCCGTATGACCCTATCGGCCCAGATGTCGAAATTACTGCGAGAAGAATTATACAGTTCCTCGGAAGATAAAAAATACCAATCTGTAGAAATACGTTCTTTGGCACATATTTTTGCACGTCAGAGACGGGAAAGCATTGTTCCCAACCCAAATGAATTCTTGATTGAAACCTTTAAAACACGTGAAGGGTATCATCATGTATTCTATCCATTTGAAGGACGTTTTGTTCACGAGGCTATGGGCAGTCTTTTAGGCTATCGTATTAGCTTGCTATCCCCCATTACCTTTTCATTGGCATTCAATGATTATGGTTTTGAACTACTGTCCGATCAAGAAATAGATATGCAACAAGTCATTGATAATGATTTGTTCACTGCCGAATATCTTTTAGATGATTTACAAAAAAGCCTGAATGCCACGGAAATGGCACGTCGTAAATTTCGTGATATTGCAATTATTAGTGGTATGGTCTTTACTGGCTATCCCAACAAGGGCATAAAGATGAAACACCTACAGAGCAATTCCCAATTACTTTTTGAGGTTTTCAGAGATTACGAGCCTGAAAACCTACTCTTTCAACAAGCTTTTACCGAAACCTTTCAACATCAGTTAGAAGAAGGCCGTTTACGACTTTCCCTAGAACGTATTGCTCAACAAGAAATCGTTTGGAAACCTTGTAAGAAAGCTACTCCATTTGCATTTCCATTAATTACTGATCGCTTAAGCCGCGAAAAATTATCCAGTGAAAAATTAGCCGATCGTATCAAGCGTATGTCCGCGTTATTGATGAAAAAGTAG
- a CDS encoding dihydrolipoyl dehydrogenase family protein, whose protein sequence is MEEQKYDVFVIGSGIAGQTVAETCVKEGLKVAIADKREYGGTCANRGCDPKKVLLGATEVIEVSTNLLGKGIKDTPALSWKKLMKYKKNFTSPVPESTEKDLKELGVDLYYKSPEFLDEQTLSVEGKTIKADKIVIATGFEPRKLDFKGNKYLKTSDDFLSQKKLPKKVTFIGAGYVGMEFSHIAARAGAQVTVIDSGKRPLKPFDADLVKELTKYSKEMGIEFIFDATITGIKRGAKNLKVSYDRKGKSEKLKSRVVFNTAGRVPAISKLNLEKGQVNFTEDGIETNDYLQSKTNENVYACGDVSDKGLPLTPLSGKEGNVVAINIIEGNKKKLEVPVTPSVVFTLPNLASVGYSEEEAKNRYKNVVVNFETASSWFNAKRINAPLYAYKIILNERTKEIVGAHLLGPEAGETINLFTMAINQGMTAKQLKQIIFTYPSWSNDIKSMV, encoded by the coding sequence ATGGAAGAACAAAAATATGATGTATTTGTAATAGGAAGTGGAATTGCAGGTCAGACCGTAGCGGAAACTTGTGTAAAAGAGGGACTCAAAGTGGCGATTGCCGATAAGCGGGAATATGGAGGAACATGTGCAAATAGGGGCTGTGACCCTAAAAAGGTGCTCTTGGGGGCTACGGAGGTAATTGAGGTAAGTACTAATCTTTTAGGAAAAGGAATCAAGGATACGCCAGCACTGAGTTGGAAAAAGTTAATGAAATACAAGAAGAATTTCACATCTCCCGTACCTGAGTCTACGGAAAAAGACCTGAAAGAACTGGGTGTTGATCTGTATTATAAATCTCCAGAGTTTTTGGATGAGCAAACACTTTCCGTAGAAGGGAAAACGATAAAGGCCGATAAAATTGTTATAGCCACTGGTTTTGAACCACGTAAATTAGATTTTAAAGGCAATAAATACCTTAAAACAAGTGATGATTTTTTGAGTCAAAAGAAGCTTCCAAAGAAAGTTACTTTTATAGGTGCAGGTTATGTAGGAATGGAATTTTCCCATATCGCGGCTAGGGCCGGAGCACAGGTTACGGTTATAGATTCTGGAAAAAGACCATTGAAACCTTTTGATGCCGATTTAGTGAAAGAGCTAACTAAATATTCCAAAGAAATGGGAATAGAATTTATTTTTGATGCTACCATTACGGGTATCAAAAGGGGGGCGAAAAATTTGAAGGTTTCCTACGATAGAAAAGGAAAGTCCGAGAAGCTAAAATCCAGAGTGGTTTTTAATACGGCAGGTCGTGTTCCGGCCATATCAAAATTGAATTTAGAAAAAGGTCAAGTAAATTTCACGGAGGATGGCATTGAAACGAATGATTATCTACAAAGCAAGACGAACGAAAATGTTTATGCTTGTGGAGATGTCTCCGATAAAGGTTTGCCGCTTACACCTCTATCCGGTAAGGAGGGGAATGTTGTTGCCATAAATATTATTGAAGGGAACAAGAAAAAACTAGAAGTGCCGGTTACGCCTTCCGTGGTATTTACTTTGCCCAATTTAGCTTCTGTAGGATACTCTGAGGAGGAAGCAAAAAATAGATACAAAAATGTGGTGGTCAATTTTGAAACGGCTTCAAGTTGGTTCAACGCCAAAAGAATCAATGCACCCTTGTATGCCTACAAAATTATTTTGAACGAGCGAACTAAAGAAATTGTGGGGGCACATCTATTGGGGCCAGAAGCCGGTGAGACTATAAACCTTTTTACTATGGCCATTAATCAAGGCATGACCGCAAAACAGCTGAAGCAAATCATTTTTACCTATCCATCATGGTCCAATGATATAAAGTCTATGGTTTAG
- a CDS encoding ATP-dependent DNA ligase: MRGFAALIKTLDSTNKTNVKVQALTDYFLAATDEDKVWTIAILSHRRPPRPVNTTLLREWASELANIPLWLFEESYHIVGDLAETIALIVPSSKIATEKTLTQFLEEMIALKRKSDEEKKEYLFENWKVLDYYGRFVFTKLITGGFRIGVSQKLMTRALAKATEIDEDILAYKLMGNWDPNEISFQELILEENASDYLSKPYPFYLAYAIEGEPEDLGDVSQWSAEHKWDGIRSQVILRNNELFVWSRGEELVTDKYPEFNEFIGKIPNGTVIDGEILPYINGQIGSFNDLQTRIGRKSVSKALLKKVPVMLKAYDILEWNGKDVRDLPFSERREILENLYQTLTNLEISFQLSETTHFKTWEEVATERARSREMSSEGLMLKRKDSPYLVGRKKGDWWKWKVDPLTIDAVLTYAMRGHGRRSNLFTDYTFALWKENDEGEKELVTFAKAYSGLTDAEFRKVDAWIKRNTLERFGPVRSVTPQHVFEIAFEGIALSKRHKSGVATRFPRILRWRKDKSIHEANSLEDLKLMIP; encoded by the coding sequence ATGAGAGGTTTTGCAGCGCTCATCAAGACATTGGACAGCACCAATAAAACCAATGTTAAGGTTCAAGCACTAACCGATTACTTTTTGGCCGCTACCGACGAAGACAAGGTATGGACCATTGCCATCCTATCTCATCGCAGACCTCCAAGGCCTGTAAACACTACTTTGCTAAGAGAATGGGCCTCGGAATTGGCAAACATTCCACTTTGGCTTTTTGAAGAAAGCTATCATATTGTAGGAGATTTGGCGGAAACCATAGCGTTAATTGTTCCATCAAGTAAAATAGCAACTGAAAAAACATTGACTCAGTTTCTTGAGGAAATGATTGCACTGAAGAGAAAATCGGACGAAGAAAAAAAGGAATATCTTTTCGAAAACTGGAAAGTCCTAGATTATTACGGGCGGTTCGTTTTTACCAAACTGATCACCGGCGGATTTCGCATTGGGGTTAGCCAAAAATTAATGACCCGCGCTTTGGCAAAAGCAACAGAAATAGATGAGGATATTTTGGCCTATAAACTTATGGGGAATTGGGATCCAAATGAGATATCCTTTCAGGAACTTATTTTAGAAGAAAATGCAAGTGACTACCTTTCAAAACCTTATCCCTTTTACTTAGCCTATGCAATAGAAGGTGAGCCAGAGGATTTGGGCGATGTCTCACAATGGTCCGCCGAGCATAAATGGGATGGAATACGTTCCCAAGTGATTCTTAGAAATAATGAACTATTTGTTTGGAGTCGCGGGGAAGAGCTCGTAACAGATAAGTACCCAGAATTTAATGAGTTTATTGGCAAAATCCCGAATGGCACGGTTATAGACGGGGAGATTCTCCCTTATATAAATGGGCAAATAGGCTCCTTTAATGACCTGCAAACCCGCATTGGGCGCAAGAGCGTTTCAAAAGCTTTACTTAAGAAAGTACCTGTTATGCTAAAGGCTTACGATATCTTGGAATGGAATGGAAAAGATGTTAGAGACCTCCCTTTTTCTGAACGACGTGAGATTTTAGAGAATTTATATCAAACGCTAACTAATCTTGAAATTTCCTTTCAACTCTCGGAAACCACGCATTTTAAAACTTGGGAAGAAGTTGCTACAGAAAGGGCACGTTCTCGTGAAATGTCAAGCGAAGGGCTTATGTTAAAACGAAAAGACTCTCCTTACCTCGTGGGCAGGAAGAAGGGGGATTGGTGGAAATGGAAAGTGGATCCTTTGACCATTGATGCCGTCCTTACCTATGCTATGCGTGGACATGGCCGTAGGAGCAACTTATTTACAGATTATACTTTTGCCTTATGGAAAGAGAATGACGAAGGCGAAAAAGAACTGGTTACTTTTGCGAAGGCCTATTCCGGATTAACAGATGCCGAATTTAGAAAGGTAGATGCTTGGATAAAGAGAAATACCCTAGAACGCTTTGGACCGGTGCGCTCAGTAACACCACAACATGTTTTTGAAATTGCTTTTGAAGGTATTGCTTTGTCAAAACGCCATAAAAGTGGCGTTGCTACGAGATTTCCGCGAATTCTACGCTGGAGAAAAGACAAATCCATTCACGAGGCCAATTCTTTAGAAGATTTAAAATTGATGATTCCTTAG
- the mfd gene encoding transcription-repair coupling factor, translated as MTQSSIQQLFSQSSQTRKLRDTIAEKFPANSDKNQILEQAIVLKGLTGSSLSFVFSEVFQKSDRPFLLIFNDKEEAAYYLNDLEQIVGEKDVLFYPGSYRRPYQIEETDNANVLLRAEVLNRINSRKKPAIIVTYPDALFEKVVTRRELEKNTLKVKLNDTISLDFLNEVLFEYKFKRVDFVTEPGEFSVRGGIVDVFSFSNDEPYRIEFFGDEVDSIRTFDVDTQLSTNKVNKINIIPNVANKFLEENRQNFLEYVSADTIIFAKNTDYIFDRLDDFFKKAKEAFSKLSKDVKHVEPEALFMNSESFSKQLKAFALLTTEASTTAELMKSAITIQFNTHPQPSFNKKFDLLIENLNAYKARGYTNYIFCASEQQAKRFHAIFEEVNEHVDYQTVVTPIYQGFIDDDQKLVCYTDHQVFERYHKFNLKNGYAKKQAITLKELNKLEIGDYVTHIDHGIGKFGGLQKIDVEGKKQEAIKLMYGERDILYVSIHSLHKISKFNGKDGAVPKIFKLGSAAWKKLKQKTKTRVKKIAFDLIKIYAKRRLEKGFQYDLDSYLQTELEASFIYEDTPDQSKATEDFKKDMESERPMDRLICGDVGFGKTEVAIRAAFKAVDNGKQVAVLVPTTILAFQHHRTFSERLKEMPVNVDYLNRFRTAKERRETLEKLEAGQVDIIIGTHQLVNKNVKFKDLGLLIVDEEQKFGVAVKDKLKSIKENVDVLTLTATPIPRTLQFSLMAARDLSVIKTPPPNRYPIESRVIRFGEETIRDAVSYEIQRGGQVFFIHNRIENIKEVAGMIQRLVPDAKVGIGHGQMDGKKLETLMLSFMNGEFDVLVSTTIIESGLDVTNANTIFINNANNFGLSDLHQMRGRVGRSNKKAFCYFITPPYESMTAEARKRIEALAQFTELGSGFNIAMKDLEIRGAGDLLGGEQSGFINEIGFETYQKILGEAIDELKENEFKDLYEEVEGHKEKVFVKETQLDSDFQLLFPDDYINNITERLTLYTDLNEITNEENLQKFEAQLVDRFGAIPIEAEDLLNSVRIKWIANSIGIEKVVMKKGKLIGYFISDQQSAFYQSTIFTKVLRFVQSHPQHCKIKEKQTRNGLRLLLVFERITSVEKALKAMTPFAQTAEPVS; from the coding sequence TTGACGCAATCTTCTATTCAACAACTGTTTTCTCAGTCTTCGCAAACGCGAAAACTGCGGGACACTATTGCCGAAAAGTTCCCGGCAAATTCAGATAAAAATCAAATTCTAGAACAGGCCATTGTTTTAAAAGGGCTCACAGGCTCTTCTCTATCCTTTGTCTTTTCAGAAGTTTTTCAGAAATCTGACAGGCCCTTTCTCTTAATTTTCAACGACAAAGAGGAAGCCGCCTATTACCTGAACGACCTTGAGCAAATTGTTGGAGAGAAAGATGTGCTGTTCTACCCCGGAAGCTACCGTAGACCTTACCAAATAGAAGAAACGGACAATGCAAATGTTCTTTTACGTGCCGAAGTGCTAAACCGTATCAACTCTCGTAAAAAACCCGCCATTATAGTCACCTATCCTGATGCGCTTTTTGAGAAAGTGGTTACCAGACGTGAACTTGAAAAAAATACGCTGAAGGTAAAGTTGAACGATACCATTTCACTCGATTTTCTTAATGAGGTACTTTTTGAGTACAAATTTAAAAGAGTAGATTTTGTTACGGAACCTGGTGAATTTTCAGTGCGCGGTGGGATTGTAGATGTCTTTTCGTTCTCGAATGACGAACCCTACCGCATTGAATTTTTTGGTGACGAGGTAGACAGTATCCGTACGTTTGATGTAGACACCCAACTCTCTACAAACAAGGTCAACAAGATTAATATCATACCCAATGTAGCGAATAAATTCTTAGAAGAAAATAGACAAAATTTTCTAGAATACGTTTCGGCGGACACTATAATTTTCGCTAAAAACACAGATTATATTTTTGACCGTCTTGATGATTTTTTCAAAAAGGCAAAGGAAGCGTTTTCAAAATTATCAAAAGATGTAAAACATGTAGAACCGGAAGCGCTATTCATGAACTCAGAAAGTTTCAGCAAGCAGCTAAAAGCTTTCGCACTACTTACTACGGAGGCTTCTACTACGGCGGAGCTGATGAAGAGTGCTATAACCATTCAATTTAACACCCATCCTCAGCCATCTTTCAATAAAAAATTCGATTTACTAATCGAAAACCTAAACGCTTACAAAGCCCGAGGGTATACCAATTATATTTTCTGTGCGAGTGAGCAACAGGCTAAGCGCTTTCATGCCATTTTTGAAGAGGTAAACGAACATGTGGATTACCAAACGGTGGTTACCCCAATTTATCAAGGTTTTATTGATGATGACCAGAAATTAGTGTGTTATACAGACCACCAAGTTTTTGAGCGCTATCATAAATTCAACCTAAAAAATGGCTACGCTAAAAAACAAGCTATTACCCTTAAAGAGCTAAATAAGCTTGAAATTGGTGATTACGTGACCCATATAGACCACGGAATTGGAAAATTTGGTGGACTCCAGAAAATTGATGTAGAAGGCAAAAAGCAAGAAGCCATTAAATTGATGTATGGTGAGCGCGATATTCTTTACGTAAGTATTCACTCGCTTCATAAAATATCCAAGTTCAACGGCAAAGATGGTGCAGTTCCCAAGATTTTTAAATTAGGTTCCGCAGCTTGGAAAAAGCTAAAACAGAAAACCAAGACCAGAGTCAAAAAAATCGCTTTTGACCTGATTAAAATCTACGCCAAACGTCGGCTTGAAAAAGGGTTTCAGTACGACCTTGATAGCTATTTGCAAACCGAACTGGAAGCTTCGTTCATTTACGAAGACACCCCAGACCAAAGTAAGGCTACCGAAGATTTTAAAAAGGACATGGAAAGCGAACGCCCTATGGACCGTCTTATTTGCGGTGATGTAGGTTTTGGCAAGACTGAAGTTGCTATTCGTGCCGCTTTTAAAGCCGTGGATAACGGCAAGCAAGTAGCCGTGTTGGTTCCTACTACAATTCTAGCGTTTCAGCACCACCGCACATTTAGCGAAAGGTTAAAAGAAATGCCGGTAAACGTTGACTACCTCAACCGTTTTAGGACTGCGAAGGAACGCAGGGAAACCTTAGAAAAGCTGGAAGCCGGACAAGTAGATATCATCATTGGAACTCATCAATTGGTGAATAAAAATGTTAAATTCAAAGATTTAGGCCTACTCATAGTAGATGAGGAACAAAAATTCGGGGTTGCTGTAAAAGACAAATTAAAGTCCATAAAAGAGAATGTAGATGTTCTTACATTAACGGCAACGCCTATACCTAGAACACTGCAATTCAGCTTAATGGCTGCCCGCGATCTGTCGGTAATAAAAACCCCACCACCAAACCGCTACCCTATTGAAAGTAGGGTAATTCGTTTTGGAGAAGAAACCATCCGTGATGCTGTTAGCTATGAAATACAACGTGGAGGGCAAGTATTCTTTATTCACAACCGCATTGAAAACATAAAAGAAGTGGCTGGAATGATTCAACGGCTTGTTCCAGATGCTAAAGTAGGTATTGGTCACGGCCAAATGGACGGTAAGAAATTGGAAACCCTTATGCTTTCTTTTATGAACGGCGAGTTTGATGTTCTAGTTTCCACAACCATTATTGAAAGTGGACTAGACGTTACCAATGCTAATACTATTTTTATCAATAACGCCAATAATTTTGGACTGAGCGACCTTCACCAAATGCGAGGCCGTGTTGGGCGTAGTAATAAGAAAGCCTTTTGTTACTTCATTACGCCGCCTTATGAGTCTATGACCGCTGAAGCTAGAAAACGAATAGAGGCATTGGCGCAATTTACAGAGCTAGGCAGTGGTTTCAATATTGCTATGAAAGATCTTGAAATTCGTGGTGCAGGAGATTTATTGGGAGGAGAACAAAGTGGATTTATCAACGAAATTGGTTTTGAGACGTATCAAAAAATATTAGGTGAAGCCATAGATGAACTAAAAGAAAATGAATTTAAAGACCTCTATGAAGAGGTGGAAGGTCATAAAGAAAAGGTCTTTGTAAAAGAGACTCAACTTGATTCTGACTTTCAATTACTTTTTCCTGATGATTACATCAATAACATTACAGAGCGCCTTACGCTCTACACAGACCTGAACGAAATTACAAACGAAGAAAATCTGCAGAAATTTGAAGCTCAATTAGTAGACCGTTTTGGGGCAATTCCTATTGAGGCCGAGGATTTACTCAATTCAGTTCGTATTAAATGGATCGCCAATAGTATTGGAATTGAAAAGGTAGTGATGAAAAAAGGAAAATTGATCGGTTACTTTATTTCGGACCAGCAATCAGCTTTCTACCAAAGTACCATTTTTACTAAAGTCTTGCGGTTTGTACAGAGCCATCCGCAGCATTGCAAAATCAAAGAAAAACAAACTAGAAACGGACTTAGGTTATTATTGGTATTCGAGAGAATTACATCTGTAGAAAAAGCTTTAAAAGCCATGACTCCGTTTGCACAAACTGCAGAACCAGTTTCATAA
- a CDS encoding tryptophan-rich sensory protein, translating to MKKRLALLNLLSVLFVIGINYISQMYRLNNTTIGEISGRYDNLFTPAGYAFSIWGLIFLSLLAYSIFQVKRAFFSTKKSDFIEQTGYWFLMANLLNSVWVLAFVYDYTGISVLIMLGILISLIKIILNTNMEKWDAPIEVLAFVWWPICLYSGWITVATIANISAYLTKLGWSGAPLSEVSWTIILIAIAAGINLAITWTRNMREFALVGVWALVAIFVRHKDNFEVIAYSALAAGVILFVSSMAHAMRNRETNPGQKLKERLQGDR from the coding sequence ATGAAAAAGAGACTGGCCCTACTTAACCTGTTATCCGTTCTTTTCGTTATCGGAATCAATTATATTTCTCAAATGTACCGTTTGAACAATACAACTATTGGAGAAATAAGCGGCAGATATGATAATCTTTTTACTCCCGCCGGTTATGCATTTTCCATTTGGGGATTAATATTTTTAAGCCTCTTGGCCTACTCTATCTTTCAGGTAAAGCGCGCGTTTTTTAGCACTAAAAAAAGTGATTTCATAGAACAAACGGGTTATTGGTTTCTAATGGCCAACCTCCTGAATTCTGTATGGGTATTGGCATTTGTTTATGATTATACAGGCATATCGGTTCTGATTATGCTGGGCATTCTTATTTCCCTGATAAAAATCATCCTAAATACAAATATGGAAAAATGGGACGCTCCCATTGAGGTCCTCGCTTTTGTATGGTGGCCCATTTGTTTGTACAGCGGATGGATTACCGTAGCCACAATCGCCAATATTTCGGCATATTTGACCAAATTAGGTTGGAGCGGAGCTCCACTTTCAGAAGTCTCATGGACTATAATTCTCATAGCCATTGCAGCAGGAATAAACCTAGCTATTACATGGACCCGTAACATGAGGGAATTTGCACTTGTTGGCGTATGGGCCTTAGTCGCTATTTTTGTTCGACATAAAGATAATTTTGAAGTTATTGCCTATTCTGCCCTTGCTGCGGGAGTTATTCTTTTCGTTTCCTCTATGGCGCACGCCATGCGAAACCGCGAAACTAATCCAGGACAGAAATTGAAGGAACGATTGCAGGGTGACCGTTAA
- the pdeM gene encoding ligase-associated DNA damage response endonuclease PdeM, whose translation MSTLETKVNNQHFIMHPSGVLFWKEKSMLLISDVHLGKISHFRKFGAAVPQAAIQKNFELMDVAVNFFQPEVLVFMGDLFHSSLNKEWQLFEAWASTITSDIILVAGNHDIISPLKYEELGIRVVSEIQLDGFLLTHHPEEREGFFNFSGHIHPAVRLQGMGRQSIRLSCFFKSENQLILPAFGTFTGTYTLEPKANNEVFAVTQEEVFQVQMKETKRKRRY comes from the coding sequence ATGAGCACTTTAGAAACTAAAGTTAATAATCAACATTTTATTATGCATCCTTCCGGAGTTTTGTTTTGGAAGGAAAAATCGATGCTATTGATTAGTGATGTGCACCTAGGAAAGATTTCACACTTTAGGAAATTTGGCGCGGCCGTGCCTCAAGCTGCGATTCAGAAGAATTTTGAATTAATGGATGTTGCGGTCAATTTTTTTCAACCTGAGGTCCTTGTTTTTATGGGTGACTTGTTTCATTCTTCACTCAATAAAGAATGGCAACTTTTTGAAGCATGGGCAAGTACCATTACCTCGGACATTATTCTTGTTGCCGGAAACCATGATATTATTTCTCCGCTTAAATATGAAGAGCTGGGCATACGGGTAGTTTCGGAAATACAGCTAGATGGTTTTCTTTTGACCCATCATCCGGAAGAACGCGAAGGATTCTTCAATTTTTCCGGCCATATTCACCCCGCAGTTCGTTTGCAAGGTATGGGAAGGCAATCCATACGCTTATCCTGTTTCTTTAAATCTGAAAATCAGTTGATTTTACCGGCTTTCGGGACCTTTACCGGCACTTATACTCTAGAACCGAAAGCGAACAACGAAGTATTTGCTGTCACCCAAGAAGAGGTGTTCCAAGTACAAATGAAGGAAACGAAACGCAAAAGACGGTATTAA